The following proteins are co-located in the Cyprinus carpio isolate SPL01 chromosome B19, ASM1834038v1, whole genome shotgun sequence genome:
- the LOC109111496 gene encoding uncharacterized protein LOC109111496 produces MAVCRGGVSLWVGCVRNHGGRQPMTKQCWNLCQTTEFHLNDNCRTLSSASWALAPPNSLRYLSIKQPSLSHPFHHACQPNRAASLEEEEWEEAISLPVLLKPGETDEQHTVVEVPFLGPAKLSELLALGPNRPFDLLFPLTTVDGSREDDISITVKLETEENQLTERGSFRSLFETEGCPAPFMLGSRFFCFHCPGMESVSEIVDKAGKGQDEQSFCPALNVTHYSYAETERVDKSSSQRDMEDEEKLALMHEKLRVELPSFFVKSHDYSIYSEDVEFINGLLNTKTRGRVAYQLTLTLWRLMCLCYYAEAQLEVLKLTKHPEDGSIKARWRVKGLPFHSILVFFYKKDKSHLYRTYDAFSTFYVGSDGRIHRHKVEKVMEARPPLLPKVTSLLAGALVALGIQEHRPALNLLPLLLSSLRQSRA; encoded by the exons ATGGCTGTGTGCAGAGGGGGTGTCTCTCTTTGGGTGGGGTGTGTCAGGAACCATGGCGGCAGGCAACCGATGACGAAACAGTGCTGGAATTTATGCCAG ACAACTGAATTTCACTTGAATGACAACTGTAGGACCCTGAGCAGTGCATCATGGGCCTTGGCTCCTCCGAACAGTCTGCGTTACCTGTCCATTAAGCAGCCATCCCTGTCCCATCCCTTCCACCACGCGTGCCAGCCGAACCGAGCGGCCAGCCTAGAGGAGGAGGAATGGGAGGAGGCCATCAGTTTGCCTGTCCTGCTCAAACCTGGAGAGACCGATGAGCAGCACACCGTGGTGGAAGTGCCCTTTCTCGGGCCGGCCAAACTAAGCGAGCTCCTTGCTTTGGGACCCAACAGACCCTTTGACTTGCTTTTTCCTTTAACCACTGTTGATGGGAGCAGAGAGGATGATATTAGCATTACCGTAAAGTTAGAGACTGAGGAAAACCAGCTGACGGAGAGAGGCTCCTTCAGGAGTCTGTTTGAGACCGAGGGATGCCCTGCACCTTTTATGTTGGGATCTCGCTTCTTTTGCTTTCACTGCCCCGGGATGGAGTCTGTTTCGGAGATTGTGGATAAAGCAGGAAAGGGACAGGATGAGCAGAGCTTCTGTCCGGCCCTCAATGTCACACATTACAGCTATGCTGAGACTGAGAGAGTGGACAAGAGCTCCAGCCAGAGAGACATGGAGGATGAGGAGAAACTGGCCCTGATGCATGAAAAGCTGAGGGTGGAG CTTCCCAGTTTCTTTGTGAAAAGTCATGACTACAGCATATACTCTGAAGATGTTGAGTTCATCAATGGTCTTCTGAACACCAAAACAAG GGGTCGTGTAGCGTACCAGCTGACTCTGACGCTTTGGCGATTGATGTGTCTGTGTTACTATGCGGAGGCTCAGCTGGAAGTGCTGAAGCTGACCAAGCATCCAGAAGATGGCTCCATCAAAGCTCGCTGGAGAGTCAAAGGCCTGCCCTTCCACTCCATTCTGGTCTTCTTCTACAAGAAAGACAAGAGCCACCTCTACAG AACATACGATGCATTCTCCACCTTCTATGTTGGCTCTGATGGACGAATACACCGGCATAAAGTTGAAAAG GTTATGGAGGCTCGTCCTCCCTTGCTGCCCAAAGTGACCTCACTGCTGGCCGGGGCTCTGGTGGCGCTGGGCATTCAGGAGCACCGGCCCGCTCTCAACCTGCTCCCACTCCTGCTGTCCTCCCTCCGACAGAGCCGAGCCTGA